A part of Gadus morhua chromosome 17, gadMor3.0, whole genome shotgun sequence genomic DNA contains:
- the LOC115529474 gene encoding uncharacterized protein LOC115529474 isoform X2, translating to MNLALSRLLRSPMFWLTLILVLLHLTRGNSPCFGRSLGISPCRTQFFTEESFTLYCGADERIMTNSHSDTCSQKSHECVLQLVREYQSGTYWCQSNFGERGEAVNITVTAGSVILGSPVHPVPEGSPVTLRCLTSHKSSNQLGVVTPINQSCTFSRDGRLIGVGLTGEMSFAAVNRSHEGLYTCTFSGVESPGSWLAVREPEEAASEDVTDGEVMLNRTEQKKVQETRTHKALL from the exons ATGAATCTAGCGCTCAGTAGACTATTAAGAAGTCCAATGTTCT GGCTGACTTTAATCCTGGTCCTGCTGCACCTCACCCGGGGAAACA GTCCATGTTTTGGCCGTTCTCTGGGGATCAGCCCATGCAGGACTCAGTTCTTCACAGAGGAGAGTTTCACGTTATACTGCGGAGCTGATGAGCGTATAATGACTAACTCTCATTCAGATACTTGCTCTCAGAAGAGCCATGAATGTGTTCTTCAACTGGTTCGAGAATATCAAAGCGGCACTTACTGGTGTCAGTCTAACTTTGGAGAACGAGGGGAAGCGGTCAACATAACAGTGACTG CAGGGTCTGTGATCCTAGGGAGTCCTGTCCACCCTGTACCAGAAGGAAGTCCTGTTACACTTCGCTGCCTGACGTCCCACAAGTCCAGTAACCAGCTGGGTGTTGTGACCCCAATAAACCAGTCCTGCACCTTCTCCAGAGATGGACGGCTCATTGGGGTCGGTTTGACGGGAGAGATGAGTTTTGCTGCTGTCAACAGATCTCATGAAGGCCTCTACACGTGTACCTTCTCTGGTGTTGAGTCTCCAGGGAGCTGGCTGGCTGTCAGAG aACCTGAAGAAGCTGCCTCAGAGGATGTGACTGATGGGGAGGTAATgttaaacagaacagaacagaagaaAGTTCAGGAAACAAGAACACACAAAGCCTTACTTTAG
- the LOC115529474 gene encoding uncharacterized protein LOC115529474 isoform X1, which yields MNLALSRLLRSPMFWLTLILVLLHLTRGNSPCFGRSLGISPCRTQFFTEESFTLYCGADERIMTNSHSDTCSQKSHECVLQLVREYQSGTYWCQSNFGERGEAVNITVTAGSVILGSPVHPVPEGSPVTLRCLTSHKSSNQLGVVTPINQSCTFSRDGRLIGVGLTGEMSFAAVNRSHEGLYTCTFSGVESPGSWLAVRAFPESLHPSHPHHLLPLVYAGRTLLLLVLLGVFGGCYWSIHKEPEEAASEDVTDGEVMLNRTEQKKVQETRTHKALL from the exons ATGAATCTAGCGCTCAGTAGACTATTAAGAAGTCCAATGTTCT GGCTGACTTTAATCCTGGTCCTGCTGCACCTCACCCGGGGAAACA GTCCATGTTTTGGCCGTTCTCTGGGGATCAGCCCATGCAGGACTCAGTTCTTCACAGAGGAGAGTTTCACGTTATACTGCGGAGCTGATGAGCGTATAATGACTAACTCTCATTCAGATACTTGCTCTCAGAAGAGCCATGAATGTGTTCTTCAACTGGTTCGAGAATATCAAAGCGGCACTTACTGGTGTCAGTCTAACTTTGGAGAACGAGGGGAAGCGGTCAACATAACAGTGACTG CAGGGTCTGTGATCCTAGGGAGTCCTGTCCACCCTGTACCAGAAGGAAGTCCTGTTACACTTCGCTGCCTGACGTCCCACAAGTCCAGTAACCAGCTGGGTGTTGTGACCCCAATAAACCAGTCCTGCACCTTCTCCAGAGATGGACGGCTCATTGGGGTCGGTTTGACGGGAGAGATGAGTTTTGCTGCTGTCAACAGATCTCATGAAGGCCTCTACACGTGTACCTTCTCTGGTGTTGAGTCTCCAGGGAGCTGGCTGGCTGTCAGAG CCTTTCCTGaatccctccacccctcccatcCCCACCATCTCCTCCCATTGGTCTATGCTGGACGGACCCTCCTCTTATTGGTTCTTCTAGGGGTATTTGGTGGATGCTATTGGAGTATACACAAAG aACCTGAAGAAGCTGCCTCAGAGGATGTGACTGATGGGGAGGTAATgttaaacagaacagaacagaagaaAGTTCAGGAAACAAGAACACACAAAGCCTTACTTTAG